From a region of the Janthinobacterium sp. 61 genome:
- a CDS encoding pilus assembly protein has protein sequence MKTFATTLPRCLLCAAAIGALAGCAATTTPVLDSHFGESVTLLKQQQILYPDAAYNSNPVLGLDGKAAISGYKLYQKSFSAPDPIPDVLTIGVSKR, from the coding sequence ATGAAAACCTTCGCAACCACCCTGCCCCGCTGCCTGCTGTGCGCTGCGGCAATCGGCGCGTTGGCCGGCTGTGCCGCCACCACCACCCCCGTGCTCGACAGCCATTTCGGCGAGTCGGTGACCTTGCTCAAGCAGCAGCAAATCCTGTATCCGGACGCGGCCTACAACAGCAATCCCGTGCTCGGTCTCGATGGCAAGGCCGCCATCAGTGGCTACAAGCTCTACCAGAAATCCTTCAGCGCGCCCGATCCAATTCCCGACGTGCTGACGATCGGCGTCAGCAAACGCTGA
- a CDS encoding TadE/TadG family type IV pilus assembly protein — MTPSKQLALMRARRQQGVAAVEFALVLPFLLMMAVPVFDLARIVQGDMILTNLSREGANLASRSSQDPQTIMTALAMTTPPLDMASNGSMYISKIMGNGPGKQNVILEHYRWTQGPQQASKVWNCSNWASDGTGKCTSIPSGGSPINDAMSNQLANGEVIYVVEGLYRANILFAGMSLGFGAQTPQLSGNLYAKTIF; from the coding sequence ATGACACCATCCAAACAATTGGCATTGATGCGCGCGCGCCGCCAGCAAGGCGTGGCTGCCGTGGAATTCGCCCTGGTGCTGCCCTTCTTGCTGATGATGGCCGTCCCCGTCTTCGATCTGGCGCGCATCGTGCAAGGCGACATGATATTGACCAATCTGAGCCGCGAAGGGGCCAATTTGGCCTCGCGCTCCTCGCAAGACCCGCAAACCATCATGACGGCGCTGGCGATGACGACGCCGCCGCTGGACATGGCCAGCAATGGCAGCATGTACATCAGCAAGATCATGGGCAATGGCCCCGGCAAGCAAAACGTCATTCTTGAACATTACCGCTGGACCCAAGGGCCGCAGCAGGCTAGCAAGGTGTGGAACTGCAGCAACTGGGCCAGCGACGGCACGGGCAAGTGCACCAGCATTCCCAGTGGTGGTTCGCCCATCAACGATGCCATGAGCAACCAGTTGGCCAATGGCGAAGTCATTTATGTCGTCGAGGGACTGTATCGCGCCAACATCCTGTTTGCCGGCATGAGCCTGGGTTTTGGAGCGCAAACGCCCCAGCTGAGCGGCAATCTGTACGCCAAGACTATTTTTTAG
- the cpaB gene encoding Flp pilus assembly protein CpaB has product MRNARALTMMAFAVILAFVAVIVAARWINAQASGNTNKVAVALIDISLGARIAPEMVRMVDWPSSALPPGAINDPKLLDARVTRTSIQHGEPIMESKLAPPGTQGGLSAVVGEGKRAMTVRVNDVVGVAGFALPGNYVDILVNTQDDAAKTGTGRDPSISKIVLERILVLAIAQESNRDDTKPKVVNAVTLELTPDQTEKLDLARSVGTLSLVLRNQIEDKPVNTDGATKTSLLDAKVAAQVAAPAPRPVIHRRVVQGPAGPQVDVIKGLERSSQQF; this is encoded by the coding sequence ATGAGAAACGCACGCGCTCTGACAATGATGGCCTTCGCGGTCATCCTGGCGTTCGTGGCCGTCATCGTGGCCGCGCGCTGGATCAATGCCCAGGCCTCGGGCAATACCAACAAGGTCGCTGTCGCCCTGATCGACATCAGCCTGGGCGCGCGCATCGCGCCGGAAATGGTGCGCATGGTCGACTGGCCCAGCAGCGCGCTGCCGCCGGGCGCCATCAACGACCCGAAACTGCTCGATGCGCGCGTCACGCGCACCAGCATCCAGCACGGCGAACCGATCATGGAAAGCAAGCTGGCGCCCCCCGGCACCCAGGGCGGCCTGTCGGCCGTGGTGGGCGAGGGCAAGCGCGCCATGACGGTGCGTGTCAATGACGTGGTCGGCGTGGCAGGCTTCGCCCTGCCCGGCAACTATGTCGACATTCTCGTCAACACGCAGGACGATGCGGCCAAGACGGGCACCGGGCGAGATCCCAGCATCTCCAAAATCGTGCTCGAACGCATACTCGTGCTGGCCATTGCGCAGGAATCGAACCGCGACGACACCAAGCCCAAGGTGGTCAATGCCGTGACCCTGGAACTGACACCCGACCAGACGGAAAAGCTCGACCTGGCGCGCAGCGTGGGCACCCTGTCGCTGGTGCTGCGCAACCAGATCGAAGACAAGCCCGTCAACACGGATGGCGCCACCAAGACCAGCCTGCTGGATGCCAAGGTCGCCGCCCAGGTGGCCGCCCCCGCCCCCCGGCCAGTCATACACCGCCGCGTGGTGCAAGGGCCAGCCGGGCCGCAAGTCGATGTCATCAAGGGGCTGGAACGCAGCTCCCAACAATTCTGA
- a CDS encoding TadE/TadG family type IV pilus assembly protein, translating into MKSIRRQTGKQKGQVLIVIALSMVVLIGAVGLAIDSGLGFIIRSKLNAAVDSASIAAARAVTQGVGEAAQRASAQAAAQKFFAANFPTGYLGATPTFNNPTVTFDAGKVTIDAAATASVPVTLMRVLGFNLLSVSASAQTIRKDLDLAFVMDTSGSLSPVGSTVISSAQLFLSKFNPALDRMALIHFSYGAEVDTPISKVARGFDQAGMKTTIGNYSFDGLTNSAEGMWNGRDQLNSIALANRSSLRVIVFFSDGSPNTISSVFKFKKPADCTTPGSLVTGDGTSTGTPAGLWRIDKQGTTAAGKCNQDTNIVKNLDTAALPQWYNAHNPTNLPALQEFPIITATPRSVTNDTSSNSATWINVNRASRNLLEAVAAKARSEGMYVFTLGLGSELTAANGPAPSDKGEDILKCMANTPDALSRCVNAGAGQPVGIYCHAANSNELKPCFEKLASAILRISM; encoded by the coding sequence ATGAAAAGCATACGCAGGCAGACCGGAAAACAAAAGGGGCAAGTGCTGATCGTCATCGCCCTGTCGATGGTGGTGCTGATCGGCGCGGTGGGGCTGGCCATCGATTCCGGCCTGGGCTTCATCATCCGTTCCAAGCTCAATGCGGCCGTCGATTCGGCCAGCATCGCCGCCGCGCGCGCCGTGACGCAAGGCGTGGGCGAGGCGGCGCAGCGGGCCAGCGCCCAGGCGGCGGCGCAAAAGTTCTTTGCCGCGAATTTCCCCACGGGCTACCTGGGGGCCACGCCCACCTTCAACAATCCCACAGTGACCTTTGATGCCGGCAAGGTGACGATCGATGCGGCGGCCACGGCCTCCGTGCCCGTGACCCTGATGCGCGTGCTAGGCTTCAATTTGCTGTCGGTCAGCGCCTCGGCGCAGACCATCCGCAAGGACCTGGACCTGGCCTTCGTGATGGATACCTCGGGCTCGCTGTCGCCTGTCGGCTCCACCGTCATCAGCAGCGCGCAGCTGTTTCTCAGCAAATTCAATCCGGCGCTGGACCGCATGGCCCTGATCCATTTTTCCTACGGCGCCGAAGTCGATACGCCGATCAGCAAGGTGGCGCGCGGTTTCGACCAGGCGGGCATGAAGACCACCATTGGCAACTATTCGTTTGACGGCTTGACGAATTCGGCCGAAGGCATGTGGAATGGTCGCGACCAGCTCAACAGCATCGCCCTGGCCAACCGCTCCAGTCTGCGCGTCATCGTGTTTTTTTCCGATGGATCGCCCAATACCATTTCGTCCGTCTTCAAGTTCAAGAAGCCGGCCGACTGCACCACGCCTGGATCGCTGGTGACGGGCGACGGCACCAGCACCGGCACGCCGGCCGGCCTGTGGCGGATCGACAAGCAGGGCACGACGGCGGCCGGCAAGTGCAACCAGGATACGAACATCGTCAAGAACCTCGATACGGCCGCCTTGCCGCAGTGGTATAACGCGCACAATCCCACGAACTTGCCGGCCTTGCAGGAGTTCCCCATCATCACGGCCACGCCGCGTTCGGTCACCAACGATACCAGCAGCAATTCGGCCACCTGGATCAATGTCAACCGGGCCTCGCGCAACCTGCTCGAAGCGGTGGCCGCCAAGGCCCGCAGCGAGGGCATGTACGTGTTTACCCTGGGCCTGGGCAGCGAGTTGACCGCGGCAAATGGCCCCGCGCCCAGCGACAAGGGCGAAGATATCCTCAAGTGCATGGCCAACACGCCCGATGCCCTGTCGCGCTGCGTGAACGCGGGCGCCGGCCAACCCGTCGGCATTTATTGCCACGCCGCCAACTCCAACGAGTTGAAGCCCTGCTTCGAGAAACTCGCCTCGGCCATTTTGCGCATCAGCATGTAG
- a CDS encoding type II secretion system F family protein, giving the protein MDTSFYVFGALIFIAVVLLVTGMYQAWNNVRGPESERVARRLRVMSAGAHAGEQNTSMIKQRLLSDTPALQKLLLEVPRVHALDRLLEQSGLTWSVAQWALLVLLTFLVGLVGASLFELPWLLRLVAAAACALLPLYYIERAKARRLQRIGQQLPDALELMSRALRAGHAFPTALKMVGEEMNAPLGDEFRIAFDEVNFGIAMPDALMNLATRVPSTDVRYFVIAVLIQRETGGNLSELLDSISHIIRERIKLLGQVRVLSAEARLSAWILGLLPFGAAAMIQLTNPTFLELLYRDPGGQKMLGGALLLMLLGVIFMRKIIHIRV; this is encoded by the coding sequence ATGGACACCAGTTTTTACGTCTTCGGGGCCCTGATCTTCATCGCCGTGGTGCTGCTCGTCACGGGCATGTACCAGGCCTGGAACAATGTGCGCGGGCCGGAATCGGAACGCGTGGCGCGGCGTCTGCGCGTGATGTCGGCCGGCGCCCACGCCGGTGAGCAGAACACGTCGATGATCAAGCAGCGCCTGCTCAGCGACACGCCGGCGCTGCAGAAATTATTATTGGAAGTACCGCGCGTGCATGCACTCGACCGCCTGCTGGAACAGTCAGGGCTGACGTGGAGCGTGGCGCAATGGGCCTTGCTGGTGCTGCTGACATTTCTCGTTGGCCTGGTCGGCGCCAGCCTGTTCGAGCTGCCCTGGCTGCTGCGCCTGGTGGCAGCGGCCGCCTGCGCGCTGTTGCCCCTGTACTACATCGAGCGTGCCAAGGCGCGCCGCCTGCAGCGCATCGGCCAGCAGTTGCCAGACGCGCTGGAACTCATGAGCCGCGCCCTGCGCGCCGGCCATGCCTTTCCCACGGCCCTGAAAATGGTCGGCGAGGAAATGAACGCGCCACTGGGCGACGAATTTCGCATCGCCTTCGACGAAGTCAACTTCGGCATCGCCATGCCGGACGCGCTGATGAACCTGGCCACGCGCGTGCCCAGCACGGACGTGCGCTATTTCGTCATCGCCGTGCTGATTCAGCGCGAGACGGGCGGCAACCTGTCGGAATTGCTCGATAGCATCAGCCACATCATCCGCGAACGCATCAAGCTGCTGGGACAGGTGCGCGTGCTGTCGGCCGAGGCGCGCCTGTCGGCGTGGATCCTGGGGCTGTTGCCGTTCGGCGCGGCAGCCATGATCCAGCTGACCAACCCCACCTTCCTGGAACTGCTGTACCGCGATCCCGGCGGACAGAAAATGCTGGGCGGCGCGCTATTGCTGATGCTGCTCGGCGTCATCTTCATGCGCAAGATCATCCATATCCGGGTGTGA
- a CDS encoding CpaF family protein, with product MSIDINGAGPSLRERLGSAPASNGNSAFGAVRGGSIDNPAYQELKQHVHQSLLDRIDLEGMQRLSQEQIRDDLKILVGRLLDEDSVVINDLERRTLVRDIQDEVLGFGPLEPLLNDPSVSDILVNTHRQVYVERHGQLELSDIRFNDDAHLMKIIDKIVSRVGRRIDESSPMVDARLPDGSRVNAIIPPLAIDGPVMSIRRFSAQPLRLSNLVEHHSLTAEMAQILQGLGKAKINILISGGTGSGKTTMLNAISGFISGTERIVTIEDAAELQMQQPHVVRLETRPANIEGKGEVTQRALVRNALRMRPDRIILGEVRGAEALDMLQAMNTGHEGSMATIHANTPRDALTRLENMISMAASMLPGKAMRQQISAAIGVVVQVARLTDGKRKVVSIQEITGMEGEMITMQEIFTFRQTGVAQDGAVSGHFQASGVRPRFLDRLRAFGVVVPESLFDPDRQYH from the coding sequence ATGAGCATCGACATCAATGGTGCAGGCCCCAGCCTGCGCGAACGCCTCGGCAGTGCCCCGGCCTCGAACGGCAATTCGGCTTTCGGCGCCGTGCGCGGCGGCAGCATCGACAATCCCGCCTACCAGGAACTCAAGCAGCACGTGCACCAGTCCCTGCTCGACCGCATCGACCTGGAAGGAATGCAACGCCTGTCCCAGGAGCAAATACGCGACGACCTGAAGATCCTGGTGGGGCGCCTGCTGGATGAAGACAGCGTCGTCATCAACGACCTGGAGCGGCGCACCCTGGTGCGCGACATCCAGGACGAAGTATTGGGCTTTGGCCCGCTCGAACCGCTGCTAAACGATCCCAGCGTCTCGGACATCCTCGTCAACACGCACCGGCAGGTATATGTCGAACGCCACGGCCAGCTCGAACTGAGCGACATCCGTTTCAACGACGATGCGCACCTGATGAAGATCATCGACAAGATCGTCTCGCGCGTGGGCCGCCGCATCGACGAATCGAGCCCCATGGTCGATGCGCGCCTGCCGGACGGTTCGCGCGTCAACGCCATCATCCCCCCGCTGGCCATCGACGGACCCGTGATGTCGATACGGCGCTTTTCGGCCCAGCCGCTGCGGCTTTCCAACCTGGTCGAACATCACAGCCTGACGGCCGAAATGGCACAAATCCTGCAGGGCCTGGGCAAGGCCAAGATCAATATCCTGATCTCGGGCGGCACGGGCAGCGGCAAGACCACCATGCTCAACGCGATATCGGGCTTCATCAGCGGCACCGAGCGCATCGTCACCATCGAGGATGCGGCGGAACTGCAAATGCAGCAGCCGCACGTGGTGCGCCTGGAAACGCGGCCCGCGAACATCGAAGGCAAGGGCGAGGTGACGCAACGCGCACTGGTACGCAATGCCCTGCGCATGCGGCCCGACCGCATCATTTTGGGCGAGGTGCGCGGTGCCGAGGCGCTCGACATGCTGCAGGCGATGAATACGGGCCATGAGGGTTCAATGGCCACCATCCATGCCAACACGCCGCGCGATGCCCTGACGCGGCTGGAAAACATGATCAGCATGGCCGCCTCCATGTTGCCGGGCAAGGCCATGCGCCAGCAGATCAGCGCAGCCATCGGCGTGGTGGTACAGGTGGCGCGTCTGACGGACGGCAAGCGCAAGGTGGTGTCCATCCAGGAGATCACGGGCATGGAAGGCGAGATGATCACCATGCAGGAAATCTTCACGTTCCGCCAGACGGGCGTAGCCCAGGATGGCGCCGTCAGCGGCCACTTCCAGGCCAGCGGCGTGCGCCCCCGCTTCCTCGACCGCCTGCGCGCCTTCGGCGTGGTCGTGCCGGAAAGCCTGTTCGATCCCGACCGCCAATACCATTGA
- a CDS encoding AAA family ATPase: MKIFIISSNEKQLAAMTALLRERHAGDDIDSAVGSLERLAGTAEMAVPDVLLLAQPVIDDADLVRIERLASRQPAMAIILQCQQQGSDFLLQAMRAGVREVLPQADNGAALNAALQRIEDKSARHVRRDGKIIAFVSCKGGSGATFLAANLAYALAQDNQRVALFDLNLQFGDAALFVSDQKPAATLSHVAQQIHRLDPSFLAASMVQVTPNFSILAAPEDPGHASDIKPEHIDQLLHLARHEYDFVVLDTGRGLDAISVRALDNADMICPVVQATLPYIRDGKRLLQVFQSLEYPTSKIHLILNRHTSADEIRGRDLEAAYGQQIFHAMPNHYAVAAASVNQGVPVLKLAPGSPLAKSLQECARKLGGTRAASTPGLFSRLFQRSRPIQLRGETA; the protein is encoded by the coding sequence GTGAAAATCTTCATTATTTCCAGTAACGAAAAACAACTGGCCGCCATGACGGCGCTGTTGCGCGAGCGCCACGCGGGCGACGATATCGACAGCGCCGTCGGCAGCCTGGAACGGCTGGCCGGCACGGCTGAAATGGCCGTGCCAGACGTGCTGCTGCTGGCGCAGCCCGTCATCGACGATGCCGACCTGGTGCGCATCGAACGTCTGGCCAGCCGCCAGCCCGCCATGGCCATCATCCTGCAGTGCCAGCAGCAGGGCAGCGACTTCCTGCTGCAAGCCATGCGCGCGGGCGTGCGCGAGGTGCTGCCGCAAGCCGACAACGGCGCCGCCCTGAATGCGGCGCTGCAGCGCATCGAGGACAAGAGCGCGCGCCACGTGCGGCGCGATGGCAAGATCATCGCCTTCGTCTCGTGCAAGGGCGGCAGCGGCGCTACCTTTCTCGCCGCCAACCTGGCATACGCGCTGGCGCAGGACAACCAGCGCGTGGCGCTGTTCGATCTGAACTTGCAGTTTGGCGATGCGGCGCTGTTTGTCTCGGACCAGAAGCCGGCCGCCACGCTGTCGCACGTGGCGCAGCAGATTCATCGCCTCGACCCCTCCTTCCTCGCCGCCAGCATGGTGCAAGTGACGCCGAACTTCAGCATCCTGGCGGCGCCCGAAGATCCCGGACACGCGAGCGACATCAAACCCGAGCACATCGACCAGCTGCTGCACCTGGCGCGCCACGAGTATGATTTTGTTGTGCTCGACACGGGCCGCGGCCTCGATGCCATCAGCGTGCGCGCGCTTGACAACGCCGACATGATTTGCCCCGTGGTGCAGGCAACGCTGCCCTACATCCGCGACGGCAAGCGGCTGCTGCAGGTGTTCCAGTCGCTGGAATACCCGACCAGCAAGATTCACCTGATCCTGAACCGCCATACGAGCGCCGATGAAATCCGCGGGCGCGACCTGGAAGCGGCCTATGGCCAGCAGATCTTCCACGCCATGCCGAATCATTACGCGGTGGCGGCGGCATCGGTCAACCAGGGCGTACCCGTGCTGAAGCTGGCGCCCGGCAGCCCGCTGGCCAAATCACTGCAGGAGTGCGCGCGCAAGCTGGGCGGTACGCGCGCGGCCAGCACGCCTGGCCTGTTTTCACGCCTGTTCCAGCGCAGCCGGCCCATCCAACTTCGAGGGGAAACAGCATGA
- a CDS encoding type II secretion system F family protein, producing the protein MTTMQMGFLGLLFVAVFAGAMFVLLLAIPDPLRQRLDSVGAAGTGGARHWLAHFVKLSKPLARLSLPEDGWETSKTRLRFMHAGLRHPSAPLLYFGAKTAFAVGLPVLLFLGLSVAGVHYSGTALLLWLLLAAAFGYYLPNGWLNRRIRLRQRDIFESFPDALDLMTVCVEAGLAMDAALARVASEITLKSAVLAEELHLLTLELRAGNSKERALRNLALRTGVEDVDALVAMLIQAERFGTSIAASLRVQSDQLRTKRRQLAEEQAAKIALKLLFPLIFFIFPSLLVVLMGPAFLQIYRVLLPGMAGGN; encoded by the coding sequence ATGACTACCATGCAAATGGGCTTTCTCGGCTTGCTGTTCGTCGCCGTCTTCGCCGGCGCCATGTTCGTGCTGCTGCTGGCCATACCTGACCCGCTGCGCCAGCGCCTCGACAGCGTGGGCGCCGCCGGGACTGGCGGCGCCCGCCACTGGCTGGCGCACTTCGTCAAGCTGAGCAAACCACTAGCGCGTCTGTCCCTGCCCGAAGATGGCTGGGAGACGTCGAAAACACGCCTGCGCTTCATGCATGCGGGACTGCGTCACCCATCGGCGCCGCTGCTGTATTTTGGCGCCAAGACGGCCTTCGCCGTGGGCCTGCCCGTACTGCTTTTCCTGGGCCTGAGCGTGGCCGGCGTGCATTACAGCGGCACGGCATTACTGCTGTGGCTGCTGCTGGCCGCCGCATTCGGCTACTACCTGCCGAACGGCTGGCTGAACCGCCGCATCCGCCTGCGCCAGCGCGACATTTTTGAAAGTTTTCCCGATGCGCTGGACCTGATGACGGTCTGCGTGGAAGCTGGCCTGGCCATGGATGCGGCGCTGGCGCGGGTGGCCTCCGAAATCACGCTGAAAAGCGCCGTGCTGGCCGAGGAACTGCACCTGCTGACGCTGGAACTGCGCGCCGGCAACTCGAAGGAACGGGCCTTGCGCAACTTGGCCCTGCGCACGGGCGTGGAAGATGTCGATGCCCTCGTTGCCATGCTGATCCAGGCCGAACGTTTCGGCACCAGCATCGCCGCCTCCCTGCGTGTGCAATCGGACCAGTTGCGCACCAAGCGGCGCCAGCTGGCAGAAGAGCAGGCGGCGAAAATTGCCCTGAAACTGCTGTTTCCGCTGATCTTCTTCATCTTCCCTTCCCTGCTGGTGGTGCTCATGGGACCAGCCTTCCTGCAAATCTACCGCGTGCTGCTGCCTGGCATGGCCGGCGGCAATTAA
- a CDS encoding type II and III secretion system protein family protein, translated as MNTANGGRILRMALAIATIGALIPAAHGEAGAPATSPGLSTTPPGATPAPASASAAVSAPPPKVVRRVPRVKPVAQQAMLDTAGGRTELSRNMALAEGKSTLMHLPFPVARVSVGDPRIADVILLNTTDVYLLGKSVGTTNLIVWNRNNEASIIDLSVSIDASLLQTRLSELLPNEKELRVTVAGDTLILSGVVSDTVKADQAMSLANAYAQRGSRPAAGAAVAGAAPAAAGAAPDPSGGPSASPRVINLMAIAAPQQVMLEVKVAEVSKTLVDQLGANLGLSKTIGGWTYSLLSNLLSNNPSGFNASNSRNGNFLGLDAQKRDGLIKVLAEPNIMAISGQEASFLAGGKIFIPVSQTNNGGTPTITLEEKEFGVAVKFTPTVLEGGRINLKVSPEVSDLNKEGIGITATGISTTAILPSFTTRRATTTVQLFDGQSFAIGGLIKNNVTSNIKALPGLGEVPVLGALFRSTDFQTDRSELVFIITPHLVKPLPPDYKLPTDPYVQPTRGDMFMQGKMEGTAPAPAPAPLPQPAPMPLPAAAPPAAMAAPVPPSMPVAMPVATPTVTTNDLPQYRAVPKADAATSSASIIDDLK; from the coding sequence ATGAACACAGCAAACGGAGGCCGCATCCTGCGCATGGCCCTCGCCATCGCCACCATCGGCGCCCTTATCCCGGCAGCCCATGGCGAAGCGGGCGCACCTGCCACCTCGCCTGGCCTGTCGACCACGCCGCCGGGAGCCACGCCAGCGCCTGCATCAGCATCGGCTGCGGTCTCCGCGCCGCCCCCCAAGGTGGTGCGCCGCGTGCCGCGCGTGAAACCGGTGGCGCAGCAAGCCATGCTCGATACGGCGGGAGGACGCACGGAACTGTCGCGCAACATGGCGCTGGCCGAAGGCAAGTCCACCCTGATGCACCTGCCGTTTCCTGTCGCCCGCGTCTCGGTAGGCGACCCGCGCATCGCCGACGTGATCCTGCTCAACACCACCGATGTCTATCTGTTGGGCAAATCCGTGGGCACGACCAACCTGATCGTATGGAACCGCAATAATGAAGCGAGCATCATCGATCTGTCCGTCAGCATCGACGCCAGCCTGCTGCAGACGCGCCTGAGCGAACTGTTGCCGAACGAAAAAGAGCTGCGCGTGACGGTGGCCGGCGACACACTGATACTGTCGGGTGTCGTCAGCGACACCGTCAAGGCCGACCAGGCGATGTCGCTGGCCAACGCGTATGCACAACGCGGTTCCCGCCCCGCCGCTGGCGCCGCAGTTGCCGGTGCGGCACCCGCCGCCGCCGGCGCCGCACCCGACCCTTCGGGCGGCCCGTCAGCCTCGCCACGCGTGATCAACCTGATGGCGATCGCCGCGCCACAGCAGGTGATGCTGGAAGTCAAAGTGGCGGAAGTGTCGAAAACCCTGGTCGACCAACTGGGCGCCAACCTGGGCCTGAGCAAGACTATCGGCGGCTGGACCTATTCGCTGCTGTCGAACTTGCTCAGCAATAATCCCAGCGGTTTCAACGCCAGCAACAGCCGCAACGGCAACTTCCTGGGTCTCGATGCGCAAAAGCGCGATGGCTTGATCAAGGTACTGGCAGAACCGAACATCATGGCCATCAGCGGACAGGAAGCCAGTTTCCTGGCTGGCGGCAAGATCTTCATCCCCGTCAGCCAGACCAACAATGGTGGCACGCCCACCATCACGCTGGAAGAAAAAGAGTTTGGCGTGGCCGTGAAATTCACCCCCACCGTGCTCGAAGGGGGACGCATCAACCTGAAAGTGTCGCCGGAAGTGTCCGACCTGAACAAGGAAGGCATCGGCATCACGGCCACCGGCATTTCCACCACCGCCATCCTGCCCTCGTTTACCACGCGGCGCGCCACCACCACCGTGCAGCTGTTCGATGGCCAGAGCTTCGCCATCGGCGGCTTGATCAAGAACAATGTGACCAGCAACATCAAGGCCTTGCCGGGCCTGGGCGAAGTGCCCGTCCTGGGTGCCCTTTTCCGCAGCACGGACTTCCAGACAGACCGCTCGGAACTGGTCTTCATCATCACGCCGCACCTGGTCAAGCCGCTACCGCCCGACTACAAGCTGCCTACCGATCCGTATGTGCAACCTACGCGCGGCGACATGTTCATGCAAGGCAAGATGGAAGGCACGGCGCCCGCACCAGCGCCAGCACCACTGCCGCAGCCAGCGCCGATGCCGCTACCTGCCGCCGCGCCGCCGGCAGCCATGGCCGCGCCCGTGCCGCCTTCCATGCCGGTGGCCATGCCCGTCGCCACGCCGACGGTGACCACCAACGACCTGCCGCAATACCGCGCCGTACCGAAAGCCGATGCGGCCACGTCATCGGCCAGCATTATCGATGATCTCAAATAG
- a CDS encoding ATP-binding protein codes for MPDTYPEAPADGSIMPAMQRAPRNVAETGLPFLFLVELLVKVMFLRGQIGLPALSSHVKLGAGVLEPLLTFMRAEKLCEVQRNGYSGTDADQHYHLVDQGRLRAADYLRRNAYSGPAPVTLAHYSAQVLAQSVAHMHVTRESMMQQFHDVVASTSVLDQLGAAMNSGRALFLHGPAGSGKTYLAERLHGLLSGTIALPHAVMVDGEVLPFLDPMLHTLATGVAPPADPRWVRAWRPTVLTGGELTLDMLDLQFDPGARLYQAPPHLKANNGIFIIDDLGRQRCSPVELMNRWIVPMARRVDYLSLHTGYKFPVPFDVIVVFSSNLAPQQLADDSFLRRIGYKIHVGELSGYHYEAVFRHVCEQFGMTFNHAAYHYLLQLHGQHARPLLACYPRDILAQLCDVARYEGRPPRLEAEALHWAWNNYFGAADGSAGIQNGPAAVLDKGVSK; via the coding sequence ATGCCCGATACCTACCCAGAAGCGCCTGCCGACGGCAGCATCATGCCGGCCATGCAGCGCGCACCACGCAACGTGGCCGAAACGGGCCTGCCCTTCCTGTTCCTGGTGGAACTGCTGGTGAAGGTCATGTTCCTGCGTGGCCAGATCGGCTTGCCTGCCCTGTCGTCGCACGTCAAACTGGGCGCCGGCGTGCTCGAACCACTGCTGACCTTCATGCGCGCCGAAAAACTGTGCGAAGTGCAGCGCAACGGCTACAGCGGCACGGATGCCGACCAGCACTACCACCTGGTCGACCAGGGCCGCCTGCGCGCCGCCGACTATTTGCGGCGCAATGCCTACAGCGGCCCGGCGCCCGTCACGCTGGCCCACTACAGCGCGCAGGTGCTGGCGCAAAGCGTGGCGCACATGCACGTCACGCGGGAAAGCATGATGCAGCAGTTTCACGACGTGGTGGCCAGCACGTCGGTGCTCGACCAGCTGGGCGCGGCCATGAATTCGGGCCGCGCACTGTTCCTGCACGGCCCCGCCGGCAGCGGCAAGACGTATCTGGCCGAGCGCCTGCATGGTTTGCTCAGCGGCACCATCGCCCTGCCGCACGCGGTCATGGTCGATGGCGAGGTGCTACCCTTCCTCGACCCCATGCTGCACACGCTGGCCACCGGCGTGGCGCCGCCGGCCGACCCGCGCTGGGTACGCGCCTGGCGCCCCACCGTGCTGACGGGCGGTGAGCTGACGCTCGACATGCTCGACCTGCAATTCGATCCCGGTGCCCGCCTGTATCAGGCACCGCCGCACCTGAAGGCCAACAACGGTATCTTCATCATCGATGACCTGGGCCGCCAGCGCTGCTCGCCCGTGGAGCTGATGAACCGCTGGATCGTGCCAATGGCGCGCCGCGTCGATTATCTGTCGCTGCACACAGGCTACAAATTTCCCGTCCCCTTCGACGTGATCGTCGTATTTTCCTCGAACCTGGCGCCGCAGCAGCTGGCCGACGACTCCTTCCTGCGCCGTATCGGCTACAAGATCCATGTCGGGGAATTGAGCGGCTACCACTACGAAGCCGTGTTCCGCCACGTCTGCGAACAATTCGGCATGACCTTCAACCATGCTGCCTACCACTACCTGCTGCAGTTGCACGGCCAGCACGCAAGGCCCCTGCTGGCTTGCTATCCCCGCGACATATTGGCCCAACTGTGCGACGTGGCCCGCTATGAGGGCCGCCCGCCGCGGCTCGAGGCCGAGGCGTTGCACTGGGCCTGGAACAATTATTTCGGCGCCGCCGACGGCTCCGCCGGCATACAGAACGGACCGGCTGCGGTCCTGGATAAAGGAGTATCAAAATGA